The Coffea arabica cultivar ET-39 chromosome 4e, Coffea Arabica ET-39 HiFi, whole genome shotgun sequence genome includes a window with the following:
- the LOC113739556 gene encoding uncharacterized protein C23H3.12c isoform X2, producing the protein MNRAWGKLEEAPRGTFKSKIHRLGVKLLSRVKPSEIFLKSIPKEATHVEITYPSSLNARLVRRRIQHIAIRGAVLHKKYFYGSVTLLPATAILAVLPLPNIPFFWFLFRSYSHWRALKGSEKLLQLVSDGSTNQDSSIEKENKGLQDSEKGKFDSLGSPWVLQPSDELHKLLQGKDAESANESTVSEICQRFSLKTNDVLKYRNSL; encoded by the exons ATGAATAGAGCTTGGGGTAAGCTGGAAGAAGCTCCCCGGGGGACTTTTAAGAGCAAGATTCACAG GTTGGGTGTGAAGCTTTTGTCTCGGGTTAAgccatcagaaattttcttgaaatccatACCTAAGGAGGCTACCCATGTTGAGATCACCTATCCCTCCAG TTTGAATGCACGACTTGTCCGCAGAAGGATACAGCATATTGCCATAAG GGGAGCTGTTCTTCACAAGAAGTACTTCTATGGATCAGTTACATTGCTTCCCGCTACAGCAATATTAGCA GTCCTACCGTTGCCTAACATTCCGTTCTTTTGGTTCTTGTTCCGATCTTATTCTCACTGGAGAGCTCTCAAG GGAAGTGAGAAACTTCTGCAGCTAGTGTCAGATGGTTCCACTAATCAAGATTCTTCGATTGAGAAGGAGAACAAAGGACTGCAGGActctgaaaaaggaaaatttgattcTCTTGGTTCTCCTTGG GTATTGCAACCTTCTGATGAGCTTCACAAGCTTCTTCAAGGCAAAGATGCAGAAAGTGCCAACGAGTCTACTGTATCAGAAATATGCCAGAGATTTTCATTAAAGACAAATGATGTTTTGAAGTACAGGAATTCATTGTAG
- the LOC113741293 gene encoding replication protein A 70 kDa DNA-binding subunit B-like isoform X2, with translation MARRCLSVHEVHDKMRRWTVLVQVVEKSHVLTSNGSPPIRFQRLVLTDSEGTMVSAVIYGNDIRYFANLLQPFKRYYITGGTVKKQDAKYKVSDYQFSWVLHNKTLVEEYVEPNPPMLPCTFEFTKFEDLFRFADTENVQNLQAVVVTAFATKEQNNGCTTRDFIVVNEEKKPMLLTLWNEFEQNQGTQLANSIGNANVIIGMKLKITTFNYLSLTTKPGSGLLINPPSSEANALKEWYNANKEEIAELIQQMAYKDSSKLLPPPSADDIISVANAFNTLKDVKTAWITGKISLSPGQQKFWFEACENCQKAINVDVGWVMRCPSCKEESKVVARTRVGIAVDDGTGSINTVIFGPDAEKLIPFTALQLWEAHTEELNFSAELSSAIRKHAIVCFIRYYESDYQGQKEGKYNIIKAYTTEESVHIPMAITTAETNEKIPDIHATVLQPTTKNEFFSPSTKKVLDTIAESSAAANEVLPTVTTAKRALVFGTVPPGFGLNSAEANTPTSLSTNAPGSPLKRQRDNEL, from the exons GGGACTATGGTTTCAGCTGTCATTTATGGAAACGACATTCGTTATTTTGCTAATCTGCTGCAACCATTCAAGCGATACTATATCACTGGTGGGACTGTCAAAAAACAGGATGCAAAGTATAAAGTTAGTGACTATCAGTTCTCATGGGTGCTTCATAACAAGACATTAGTTGAAGAGTATGTTGAGCCAAATCCACCAATGCTACCATGCACTTTTGAATTCACCAAATTTGAAGACCTTTTTAGATTTGCAGACACGGAGAACGTTCAGA ATTTACAAGCTGTTGTTGTCACTGCATTTGCGACAAAGGAACAGAATAACGGGTGTACAACAAGAGACTTCATTGTTGTGAATGAAGA GAAAAAGCCAATGCTTCTTACTCTTTGGAATGAGTTCGAACAAAATCAGGGAACACAGCTTGCAAACAGTATTGGGAATGCCAACGTTATCATTGGCATGAAGCTGAAAATCACAACTTTTAATT ACTTATCTCTGACAACCAAGCCTGGGAGTGGCCTTCTGATTAATCCTCCCTCTTCTGAAGCAAATGCACTCAAAGAATG GTATAATGCAAATAAAGAAGAAATTGCAGAATTGATACAACAAATGGCATACAAAGATTCATCTAAGCTGCTGCCACCTCCAAGTGCTGACGACATAATCAGTGTAGCCAATGCATTTAACACACTCAAAGAT GTGAAAACAGCTTGGATAACAGGAAAAATCAGTTTGTCCCCTGGAcaacaaaaattctggtttgaagcATGTGAGAACTGCCAAAAGGCTATCAATGTTGACGTAGGATGGGTTATGAGATGCCCATCTTGCAAAGAAGAGAGCAAAGTTGTAGCAAG GACCCGAGTTGGAATTGCTGTTGATGATGGTACGGGCTCCATAAATACTGTTATCTTTGGCCCTGATGCTGAAAAGCTTATCCCATTTACAGCACTTCAACTCTGGGAAGCTCATACTGAG GAGCTTAACTTTTCTGCTGAACTATCATCTGCAATCAGAAAGCATGCGATTGTTTGTTTCATTCGCTACTATGAGTCAGATTATCAAGGCCAGAAGGAAGGCAAATATAATATTATCAAGGCATACACTACTGAGGAATCAGTTCACATTCCAATGGCCATCACAACTGCAGAAACGAATGAAAAAATTCCAGACATTCATGCAACTGTCCTGCAGCCTACCacgaaaaatgaatttttcagtCCATCAACCAAAAAAGTGCTTGATACCATCGCTGAATCGTCTGCTGCTGCAAACGAAGTGCTGCCTACAGTGACCACAGCAAAGAGGGCCTTGGTTTTTGGAACTGTGCCTCCCGGATTTGGTTTGAATTCTGCTGAAGCTAATACACCTACCTCGCTGTCTACCAATGCACCTGGAAGTCCCTTGAAGAGGCAGCGTGATAATGAACTCTGA
- the LOC113739556 gene encoding uncharacterized protein isoform X1 produces the protein MRARVVVFPIRGRNWAFSSRSSSSSLDSHSSSSSSSSHTAPPSTFKELWNTISSPQQKPPSHSNVELLIDFFANKMNRAWGKLEEAPRGTFKSKIHRLGVKLLSRVKPSEIFLKSIPKEATHVEITYPSSLNARLVRRRIQHIAIRGAVLHKKYFYGSVTLLPATAILAVLPLPNIPFFWFLFRSYSHWRALKGSEKLLQLVSDGSTNQDSSIEKENKGLQDSEKGKFDSLGSPWVLQPSDELHKLLQGKDAESANESTVSEICQRFSLKTNDVLKYRNSL, from the exons ATGAGAGCTAGAGTGGTGGTGTTTCCAATAAGAGGGAGGAACTGGGCTTTTAGCAGcagatcttcttcttcttcactcGACTCCCAttcatcctcctcctcctcatcatctCATACCGCGCCGCCCTCCACATTCAAAGAGTTATGGAATACCATTTCCTCCCCTCAGCAGAAGCCGCCCTCTCATTCCAATGTCGAACTCCTCATTGATTTCTTCGCCAACAAG ATGAATAGAGCTTGGGGTAAGCTGGAAGAAGCTCCCCGGGGGACTTTTAAGAGCAAGATTCACAG GTTGGGTGTGAAGCTTTTGTCTCGGGTTAAgccatcagaaattttcttgaaatccatACCTAAGGAGGCTACCCATGTTGAGATCACCTATCCCTCCAG TTTGAATGCACGACTTGTCCGCAGAAGGATACAGCATATTGCCATAAG GGGAGCTGTTCTTCACAAGAAGTACTTCTATGGATCAGTTACATTGCTTCCCGCTACAGCAATATTAGCA GTCCTACCGTTGCCTAACATTCCGTTCTTTTGGTTCTTGTTCCGATCTTATTCTCACTGGAGAGCTCTCAAG GGAAGTGAGAAACTTCTGCAGCTAGTGTCAGATGGTTCCACTAATCAAGATTCTTCGATTGAGAAGGAGAACAAAGGACTGCAGGActctgaaaaaggaaaatttgattcTCTTGGTTCTCCTTGG GTATTGCAACCTTCTGATGAGCTTCACAAGCTTCTTCAAGGCAAAGATGCAGAAAGTGCCAACGAGTCTACTGTATCAGAAATATGCCAGAGATTTTCATTAAAGACAAATGATGTTTTGAAGTACAGGAATTCATTGTAG